In Equus quagga isolate Etosha38 chromosome 14, UCLA_HA_Equagga_1.0, whole genome shotgun sequence, one DNA window encodes the following:
- the LOC124225668 gene encoding methyl-CpG-binding domain protein 3-like 1 — translation MVKSSQRKQHDCGNQSKPKPGLSTSIPLRLSSYIFQRPVTRITSHPGNEVRCHQWEETLERPQQVCWQKRLQGLQACSSAGELLSPLDLAKALHNLTPSCTGASLPGVLTGGLNSSPMPTPSGSSDFAEMIPGAGMGIPQLLCKQFLVTEEDIRKQEGKVKMARERLAMALIADRLAGEAEKVRAQDGRPDKHYEKNRRWCR, via the coding sequence ATGGTGAAGTCTTCACAGAGGAAGCAACATGACTGTGGGAACCAATCCAAACCAAAGCCTGGGTTAAGCACCTCCATCCCTTTGAGGCTGTCCAGTTACATCTTCCAGCGGCCAGTTACTAGAATCACATCCCATCCTGGCAATGAGGTCAGATGCCATCAATGGGAGGAAACCTTGGAGCGGCCCCAACAAGTCTGCTGGCAGAAGAGACTGCAAGGACTGCAGGCCTGCAGCAGCGCAGGAGAACTGTTAAGCCCTCTGGATCTTGCCAAAGCCTTGCACAACCTTACACCCAGTTGCACAGGCGCATCCCTGCCAGGCGTGCTCACGGGTGGTCTGAACTCCAGTCCCATGCCCACCCCTTCCGGGTCTTCAGATTTTGCAGAGATGATTCCAGGAGCTGGTATGGGCATTCCACAGCTCCTCTGCAAACAATTTTTGGTGACTGAGGAAGACATCAGGAAACAGGAAGGGAAAGTGAAGATGGCAAGAGAGAGACTGGCGATGGCACTGATTGCAGATAGACTCGCTGGCGAGGCAGAGAAAGTGAGGGCCCAAGATGGACGTCCTGACAAACActatgaaaaaaacagaagatggTGCAGATGA